A genomic stretch from Falco naumanni isolate bFalNau1 chromosome 4, bFalNau1.pat, whole genome shotgun sequence includes:
- the TIMM13 gene encoding mitochondrial import inner membrane translocase subunit Tim13 codes for MESGFGSDFGSDFGSGGGGGGKLDPGLIMEQVKVQIAVANAQELLQRMTDKCFRKCIGKPGGALDNSEQKCIAMCMDRYMDAWNTVSRAYNSRLQRERANM; via the exons ATGGAGAGCGGGTTCGGCTCCGACTTCGGCTCCGACTTCGGCtccgggggcggcggcgggggaaAGCTGGACCCGGGGCTCATCATGGAGCAGGTGAAGGTGCAGATCGCCGTGGCCAACgcgcaggagctgctgcag CGCATGACGGACAAGTGCTTTCGGAAGTGCATCGGGAAGCCGGGCGGCGCGCTGGACAACTCGGAGCAG AAGTGCATCGCCATGTGCATGGACCGCTACATGGACGCCTGGAACACGGTTTCCCGAGCCTACAACTCCCGGCTGCAGCGGGAGAGAGCCAACATGTGA